Proteins from one Dromiciops gliroides isolate mDroGli1 chromosome 6, mDroGli1.pri, whole genome shotgun sequence genomic window:
- the SF1 gene encoding splicing factor 1 isoform X12 yields MEPGYHGTEDGDPGNADCHPSWTYKGTRKSLHRSPSPEPIYNSEGKRLNTREFRTRKKLEEERHNLITEMVALNPDFKPPADYKPPATRVSDKVMIPQDEYPEINFVGLLIGPRGNTLKNIEKECNAKIMIRGKGSVKEGKVGRKDGQMLPGEDEPLHALVTANTMENVKKAVEQIRNILKQGIETPEDQNDLRKMQLRELARLNGTLREDDNRILRPWQSSETRSITNTTVCTKCGGAGHIASDCKFQRPGDPQSAQDKARMDKEYLSLMAELGEAPVPASAGSASGPAATPLASAPRPAAPANNPPPPSLMSTTQSRPPWMNSGPSENRPYHGMHGGGPGGPGGGPHNFPHPLPSLTGGHGGHPMQHNPNGPPPPWMQPPPPPMNQGPHPPGHHGPPPMVPGKYACGLWGLSPTSRKRYDAASAYGHDATAAASQWAAPTPSLWPSSPMAAAAAAASASPAAQQQYGFQYPLAMAAKIRPRGGGPRHASEDFPRPLVTLPGRQPQQRPWWTGWFGKAA; encoded by the exons ATGGAACCAGGATACCATGGAACAGAAGACGGTGATCCCGGGAATGCCGACTGTCATCCCTCCTGGACTTACAAGGGAACAAGAAAGAGCTTACATAG GTCCCCTTCCCCTGAGCCCATTTACAATAGCGAGGGGAAGCGACTCAACACGAGGGAATTTCGGACCCGGAAGAAGCTGGAGGAAGAAAGACACAACCTCATCACTGAGATGGTGGCGCTCAACCCTGACTTCAAACCACCTGCAGATTACAA ACCTCCAGCAACCCGGGTAAGCGACAAGGTGATGATACCACAAGATGAGTATCCAGAAATCAACTTTGTGGGACTTCTCATTGGGCCCAG GGGCAACACCTTGAAAAATATTGAGAAGGAATGCAATGCCAAGATTATGATCCGGGGGAAGGGGTCTGTGAAGGAAGGCAAGGTTGGGCGCAAGGATGGTCAGATGCTGCCAGGGGAGGATGAACCCCTCCATGCCTTAGTTACTGCCAATACCATGGAAAATGTCAAAAAGGCAGTAGAGCAG ATCCGAAACATCCTGAAGCAGGGCATTGAAACCCCAGAGGATCAGAATGACTTACGGAAGATGCAGCTTCGAGAGTTAGCCCGATTGAACGGCACTCTCCGGGAGGACGACAACAG GATTTTAAGACCATGGCAGAGTTCTGAGACCCGCAGCATCACCAACACCACCGTCTGCACCAAATGTGGAGGGGCTGGCCACATTGCTTCAGATTGCAAATTCCAAAG GCCTGGTGACCCACAGTCAGCCCAGGACAAAGCGCGGATGGATAAAGAATACCTGTCCCTCATGGCAGAGTTGGGTGAAGCTCCTGTCCCAGCTTCGGCTGGCTCTGCCTCTGGGCCTGCCGCCACACCCTTGGCCAGTGCGCCTCGACCTGCTGCCCCTGCCAACAACCCGCCACCGCCG TCTCTCATGTCCACTACTCAGAGCCGCCCACCGTGGATGAACTCAGGACCTTCAGAGAATCGTCCATACCATGGAATGCATGGTGGAGGACCCGGGGGCCCTGGAGGTGGAcctcacaactttccccatccaCTGCCCAGCCTGACGGGTGGGCATGGTGGTCATCCTATGCAGCACAACCCTAATGGGCCCCCACCCCCTTGGATGCAGCCGCCACCGCCACCGATGAACCAGGGGCCCCACCCACCTGGGCATCACGGCCCTCCTCCAATGG TACCTGGGAAGTACGCCTGTGGGCTCTGGGGTCTATCGCCTACATCAAGGAAAAG GTATGATGCCGCCTCCGCCTATGGGCATGATGCCACCGCCGCCGCCTCCCAGTGGgcagcccccaccccctccctctggCCCTCTTCCCccatggcagcagcagcagcagcagcctccgCCTCCCCCGCCGCCCAGCAGCAGTATGGCTTCCAGTACCCCCTTGCCATGGCAGCAAA GATCCGTCCCCGAGGCGGTGGCCCGCGCCATGCGAGTGAGGACTTTCCGCGCCCATTGGTGACCCTTCCGGGGAGACAGCCTCAGCAGCGCCCCTGGTGGACGGGATGGTTCGGCAAAGCAGCCTGA